The sequence TTTAGTGAAAAACCTAGGGACTATCAACAGCAGGAAACAGTTACCATCGAGCAACCTCAAGGGACAAGAGGAGGGAAATGTGTTGCCGGAGCCCAGAAAGAGCAGGGACAGGGACCACTCGTAGCCAAACACGGCCACTGCCAGAACTTGTGCAAGGCAGGCGCAGGCATTAGGAACTACTCAACCCCACCCCTTGGAACCAGTAATGCCTTCCATTAGCCTAGCCCAACAAGAAGTCAAAGGGCGAGGGAGCTGGACTATATTACCCTACAGGTACAGCAAAGCTGGAGAATGGATCTGGGAGCTAAGCAGACCTAAACCTCACATATATGTGCTCTGTAGACAGGGTCTTCCTGGAAGTCCGCAAAACCTCAGCttatactgaaataaaatttcagcCTATGTGGTATCCCGTTTCATTTACTTGAGAAATTATCTCTGCTATATGCTTTGGATCTTAGTAGGTGAGAGAAGTGACCTACTCATTTCAGAGCAGTTGCTTTGTAtgcttccaaagaacatttaCTGCAAagacatattttgtattttttctcatcATCAGTTGAATTACAAAGCGTGGAGCCATATGAGCACAGTAATCCTGTGAAGTATTTGGGTAGAACAGTCATGTAGTCTGGCTGCCTACTTTTCTGGTGATTTTTGTTGTTCCTTTTAACCCCCTTGCTGCATTTTGTAAAATCATCTCTTCATTAAATTCTCCTCAGGTAAGTTCTTTAAAATACACTGGTAGAGTACAATTGAAGAATAATGATGGTggaattgggaaaagaattttaattcatttaaataatgTAAGTTCCTATTGAGTTAACAGAAAAAGATTTCTCCATAATTAacctacaaaaaaaaatttttttttttttaaaatttaggtaaTTGCTTGTGAACTTGACCCAAGGCTAGTAGCTGAACTTCACAAAAGAGTTCAGGGCACGTGAGTATACATAATAGAATTAAAGTACATTTCAATCTCATGAAACaatgttctttttaattgcttttttttttaaattatcaggcCTCTGGCCAGCAAACTTCAAGTAATGGTGGGTGATGTGTTAAAAACAGATCTGCCATTCTTTGATGCTTGTGTGGCAAATTTGCCTTATCAGGTATGTTCTCAAAATGTAGGAACATTATATTTACTAAATGGTTCTCTGGTGGGTCTTTCCCAGAAATAACCTGTTAATTCTTTTCCAGATCtcatctccttttgtcttcaagcTGTTGTTGCACCGACCTTTTTTCAGGTTTGTGACAAGAAGACTAAAGTTACTGCCAAGCCTTAGAAAAATTACAGTTTAGGCCATGAACACAGATAGCCAAAGATTAAGGTTAATTCAGTTGAAAAACTACTGGAGAGTTTGTTTTGTAGAAAGTATCAATTTGTGTGCTGCTCGCTCTCTCACATTCTTTAGCAGTTGCTAGAGTTATTTGGGAGAGGTGTGGTCTGAGTCGTGCTTCTGAGACCAGATGGCCTTTCCATATTTTCTTACGCTTTTGTTGTTAGCCCAGGTCAAATTTCTTATGTCTAGATTCTTAAGTGTCCTTGCTAACTGGTTTCTAGTACACTCTGTAGCAGTGATTTTCAAATTGCAGGTCAAAAACTCCTtagtaggtataaaataaatttaatgagcCATGActgtcacttttttaaaaaatgacatggaATGGAATATATCAGAGGGCATTTATTTCATGTCAACCAGGTGATTATAGTTTCGTGAAACTTTTGTTAACCTGAAATACTCTCTCATCTGATCATTGAGGGCTTACATTCACAAGGGGTTAGAGCTACAGCCATTATACAGTGAAAAACAAAGGTGGCCCGTCATTCTATGGGAATAAGGCTCAGGCTGAAACTGTTGTCCCTTCTGGCCAGCTATTATTAACCACAGCTATTGATTTAGTTTCCCACCTAAGAAAAGTCATTGaagttaaaatacatttatagttGAAAATGACCTTTCTCTGTTTATTCCTTTCTGCTGTCTTTTCAGATGTGCTGTGCTAATGTTTCAAAGAGAATTTGCTCTCCGACTGGTTGCAAAACCTGGAGATAAGTTATACTGCAGACTGTCAATTAACACACAGCTGTTGGCACGTGTGGACCATCTAATGAAAGTAAGTGACTGTTGTTGAAATGATGGGGCTTAACTCATCATTGAACATCTAGCTGTGCCTTCTGTGAGGAGAGCATGTAtgattactcttttttaaaaaaattttatttttggctgcagttgttgctttgtgtgggctttctctagttgtggcgagcaggggctgctctttattgtggtgcacaggcttctcattgcagtggcttgttGCAGACCGTaagctctaggcatgtgggcttcagtagttgaagcatgccagctcagtagttgtggcttgcgggtttagttgctccttggcacatGGActctttccggaccagggattgaaccggtgtcccctgcactggcacttatccactgcgccaccagggaagtcctgattatTATTTAAAGTTGTTTTTGAGAGGACTACTTTAAACATTTTCTGATTAACAGGTTGGAAAGAATAACTTCAGACCACCACCCAAGGTGGAATCCAGTGTCGTAAGGATAGAACCTAAGAATCCACCACCACCTATCAATTTTCAGGTGAGGTTAAAATAGGGTCattcagtaaaaggaaaaaaagtccaAGGTGGAAGATGTGTGTCTGTAGCAGCAGAAAAATGAGTCAACCTAAATGTCTAAATAGGAGAATATTAATTATAGTACATCCTGTGATGGAGTAGATGGAATATTTGACACAACATAGTTGTTGAAGACTCAAAACAGCATGGAAAATGtttgcaaagataaagattaGAATACCATTGCAGTTTGCTGAAGATTTACATCTACAGAAAACATGTATCTATTTGAATAAGACATGGGAaacaagataaaatgaaaatagttgtGTTAAAGTAATAGTATGGGTAACACTGTTTAATCAGAATTCtaatttttgccatttaaaaagagaagaaagccatATGACTTGATGTAAAATCTCACTGCAATCACATTAGATAAAAAGATGCTTATGTGGTCAGTAGCTGGTGGCGGTGGTGTGGCTGTCAGCTATTCCTGCGAGGTTTAGCTAGATGTATTACACAGGCTGTATTCTAAATCACATCTGTTTTAAGTCATGTTCTTTTGAAAACGATACTTAGATTTAAATAAATGCAATGTTCTTTGTTCCGATGTGGCAcaaatatgttttctatttttaaaattgagggtAAAATAATCAATGAGGTACACAAAAGTGTGAAAATCAAGTATAGATCTTACTTTTGTATATATGAACCAGACacatcaagatatagaacatttttatcacctcagAAGGCTTTTAGTTTTATATAGTAAGACAAAATTGTACCTACTAGGTATCAGTGGGGCttaatattttctaagaaaataccATCTACTGTTTCAGGAATGGGATGGCCTAGTAAGGATCACCTTTGTTAGGAAAAACAAGACATTGTCTGCTGCATTTAAGTAAGTATTTTACTAATTTATGATATATGAGGGATCAGTGCTTCAGATACTGTGCTGAGCGCTAAAATTTGGTCATTTTCCTGAACAGTATTACCCTAAAGCATACACATTATCCATGTCCAGAcacactttaaaattttgtacTTTGGGAGGCAGGAGAATTTAATGAAGAAAAGTTCCTGGACTTGGGAATTAGATCAGGTTTGTTTTTtatgaaaaatgggaaaaaccCAAAAACTATACCCCACAtctgcttttctttggaaaaaatgaggTGACAGATGGACCCCTTCCCACACTTTTGAAAGATTCATGGCATTTTAACTTGGAAAAATATAATAGCAATTTGGGGcccaaggtaaaaaaaaaatggtgaaagcCACAATGAAAAAACTAATTTTTGAGATTATGTTTTTTGTAATCTAAAACTTCCTTAAGATATGTATAAGATACTATTATTTAAATAGTAGTAGTTGTGATTATTTCAGAAGTTTAAATATTCAGCcttttttagttctttaattttACCATGTGGAACACAGGCTTAATCTTATagtaaaagaaatttataatctGTTTGGAATAATAGTGGCATAATTTCTTTATGACCCATTTTATAGGTCAAGTGCAGTGCAACAGCTATTGGAAAAAAACTACAGAATTCACTGTTCGATCCATAATATGGTAAGCACAAAATGTCTTTGTTGTTTCAATAAAttgttgtgttttaaaatgtCCATTTCCTGTTTCATATATCATTACAAAACTCTTtaattctgaacatttcataggACCCTTAAAAGATAGTATCTAACAGGAGAACGCCAACTCTTTAATAGGTCAGTGCTGCTGTATACTTTGTAGAATGTATCTGAGCAGCCTTGAATACCCTGTCCTTTTTTActgacagttttttttcttttggctataAAAAGATTCAGTTGAGTCATAATTTTCTCCCAAATTTTAACCATGTATAACTTACTCAGCTTAAACGTATTTGCTAGCTTTTGAATTGGGGCCATCCCTTCTTGCTTGTTGCTcacatagaaattaaaaatttaaagttaccTTTTTCtcagtgacttttttttcatACCCAGAAATTGAAATAATTAGAATAAAGTAAGGGATAAATGGCAAGTTCTGGTTGTGAACCTCATGTCTCCTACCATTATCTGTGCAACATTTTCTTTAGTTGTGTAAACACAGagacatctatatatgactatgatgtttgataattttttagttttccaATCTAAACAGAGTGGCAGATAAAagcaaatttcctttttttcactcAGTTCTTACGTGGTTTAATGTACCAGTAGCGTAGCTACCTCCATTTTATGAATACAATCTCTGAACAACTACCTACACAGGAAATACTAAATTGGATTAAGAAGTTTTTGGATGGAAGATGTGAAGTGTGAAGCATTCTCAAGGGTTAGAGAGGCTATCTTTGAGAAAAACTAGCTAGCTCATTTAATGAAATTTGTgccaagaaaatattatttttaaaagatattaacaaCTGCTGTAAAACTTAGTTTACAGCTTTAATTATGTTATGAAGTACTCTGCGAATCCTGAAACAACTATTTCAGAATTTCTAAGAAGAAAAAGGGCAGTATACACGAATATTTGGTATGTGCTGAACATCAACCACTTAATGAATTAAGAGATGCAAGTCTTATCGACAGATAGGCTTTCCAAAACTATCATGAAGAGATAAGGGGACTGTTTACGActcactgaactgaaaaaaaaaaaaaagagtcaaggtGACTTCATTAAAGATATGTTGTTCATTTATTCTGAATCTTGTATTGATAGATAATACCAGAAGATTTCAGCATAGCAGATAAAATACAGCAAATCCTAACCAGCACAGGTTTTAGTGACAAGCGGGCCCGTTCCATGGACATAGATGATTTCATCAGGTAACTACATTTTCCTTTTACTACATGTTTACATTTCTTTACTGTGACACCTTCATATTTAGAGACTTAAAGGCTTTTAAGCGGTTATAAGGTGCTACCTGGGAGTTATTGCATAGCACTTCCATGGCATGGAATAGTATTTGGTGTAGAAGATGGAGGCTAGTTAGCTGCAGCAGAATGAACATTTTCTGTAAGAACAGTAAGTGAAAACAGTCCAAGCCTGGAGATAACCTCTGTGACAGTGTGAGTTATGGTGTGTGTGCTTCTCccttccagccccctcccccaactcccatTCATAGTCTTAATAGTCTTCAAAGTAGCCTTTCAGGTAGAAGAATCACAATACATATAGTTGCATCTTCTTTACTGAGAATAGCTTTtaagtatgaaataatattagTTACAATCATATCTGGTTATCATTTCTAACTGGTTCGGTAACTTATTTCATGGACTGAGGCAAGTTCTATACacctgaagaaagaaagaaagaatggtgTCATAATTAACTGGGCAATATAGAGCAAAATTTGTTTTCCTTCGATTAAGCAAGTAAATCTTACGAAAGCAGAGTAAGGTGTCAAATACTCAGGTAATAATTGACCTGCATTCATTGTTTCTTAATCACTAACACTTTGATTTCCTAACTAAAAAACCATAAATTTTTGTCTCTTTAACCAATTCATTTTTAAAGCTTCCAAGATCTAGAGGCTGAAAAAAAGAGGGTAGATTGATAAAGTCACTGGTTTACTTTTTATGCTAGAAACACAGTTGTATGTAACTGAGACAAATGACACTTATATTTTACTGGCAGGCTAGCAGTACTACTGTCTTCATGAGATGTTAATGCCAGGAGTTGAACATTATCCCTAAGTACCCATCTTTAGATATCTTAACCCATCTTGTTGGTTCTTACGGGCCATTCTGAAAATAATCTCAGGCAGGTctaaatagaaatatttcatcttattttccttcattcttattaattttctgcaaGGTTACTAAACATGCAGCTTACTAAAACAGTGATCTGATAAGTACATAGGTATCCAGAGAGAAGCATTTGAGTCTGAATAACTGAGCTctgagaggaagaaaggacacaTGAGATTAGCCATTCATCTCTCTCCTGTCTCTAATTCCAAACAGCTTTGCATTCATTACCAGGTTGAAATGGAACAAGTACCAATGTGCTCTTAGGCCAGGGTTAGTGTAGGTCTAAGATTATTTTAGTTAAATTCATCATGCTTTAAGACATATAGGCTACGACAGGAGAGACACCAAAATGAGGTGGCTTTAACCAATATACATCTCATAAACTTAATTGAATAAAGTTTCTTTACTGATATCTTAGGAGTATTTCTGTTTTAGAACTCATGGTACAGGGACTATGTATGTGTTGTTACTTACTACAAACTAGCATTTCAATACCATCCcacttggtttctttttttcagattgctACATGGATTCAATGCAGAAGGTATCCATTTTTCTTAGGTTATCTGGAAGAGAAGTTTTTCAAGctcaaggagaaaaagtggaattatatattaatagtttGAGAAAATGAACTATGCTTGGACACTATGTGCTTGACTGCTTTTGATGTACTGCTACTGTCACCATTTAGTTCTCTGAATTTTTAAGAAAGTAAGTCAATTCTAAGTGTCcaaggtttctttgttttttgctgttttttgtttgttttggtttaatATATAATACAAGGCAGGGTGATAATAATCTTCAAGAGCCGCAGATACGCACAACTTTACACTTCAAGTTATTTCTAACAGTGTATAAAGATGGTACCCTTTGATTTTCTGTGTTATATATTATTGTGAGAACCTTTTTTAGGCTTTCAGCTCTTTAGGCCTTTGTCCTTGAAGTCATAAAAAAGTTGAAATGTTTAATTTAGTCACATATTCcccataccatttctttttgtTACTCATGTGTACAGTAAAGCAGTTgtcttaaaatgttattttgctTCTCGAATTCTTTGTTTTCCCGTACAGTTTCTTTCACTGCCTATCCCTCTAGCAATCCTGTAGTGTTAACAGGCTGCATCAGGGTTTTAGGTAAGCCTGAATCTGCTACTGCCACCGCACGGTGGCAGGCATATATTACTTCTAGGCATTCCTTGTAAATAAGCATCTCAACTAGAATAAAATGAACTATAAGACTGTATGATTTTTTTCATACAAAAAAGTCATAGACTTAAAATTTCAGAGTTTTACAAATCAAAACTGACTTTAAAGTTAAAATCTCTGCTCTTCAATTTCAAAACAAACCAACCCAATCAGCCATTCTGCCACAACCACAGGTTCCCAGGATTCATAATTTCTGGGTAATTAAAAATTTCAATAGATGTCATAAATAAGTCTTAATTAGCTACAATGTTTAAATCATTATCAATATTATACTCAATATCGTAAATGCCCTTTAACAAAGAATTATAGTAGttgactattttatttatataaggaaattaattaataaaaatattttcagtgacaTTTGGTTTTCTTTATACCTAATAGAAGGAATCTCCAAATTACTTTAACAGGGGTCCATACAGCGAGTGAACCTAGAAGGAAAGCTAGGTCATTTGCCTAACAGATTTTTTAGAAATCTGGCCTCAAAGTTATATATTAAAACATTCCTATATaactaaaataatgtatatttttagttaattttaattattaataggaATATCAGTTTTCAAGTCTGAGAAAGTAAAGAACGTTTAATCCAGATCCAAAAAATCTAAGTTAGTCTTTAAATAACAACTGCATAAAGCCACTTTTGTACATAAATACTACATAAGCTTAAGAGTAGGTTTTTTTAAATCGCACAAAACTACTTAGCTTACTTGTACCATCTCTATCTTTAAAGATTTAATTCAGCTTTCCCTCTTATTTCCCTGTCCTCCTATGAATTGCCTGCCGAGTTTTAGTCCCTTTTATAACCTTCAgatttccctatctgtaaaacgGAAAGAATGGGTTATACTACCAAGATCCTTTCTGGTACTAATGTTTAATATACCTTGAATGCTATTCAGAATGAAGCCTTTATAGTATAAGGCAGTGTATTTCAATTTCAGGAGACCTTCCACAGATACAGTAcccttttaatttaaataataaattaagacTAGTCTGTTGTGCTTAAAATGAGTAAATTCACGTATCTCTCTATGCCCTTTGAAGGTTGATTAGGCTCAGAAACTACCTTTTTAAACATTCTCTGTAAGGTCAGTACTAACAGTTCTccattcttcctcttctccttgaAATAAACACAAGTAGAACATATCTCACAGCTGCAAGAAAACCTGAGTTCCTTCCAAAACAAAGGTGATTGTATTGAAGTAAATTGTCTCTAAAACTCATTACAcagatttaatttattaataataagcaCACTGTGAAAATCTACATTTGTACTAGATTTCAAGTTTACAGAGGAGCTTTTCACCATGGTGTTAGGATTTTCCATAACTACCCTTTGAATTCTATGGACAGTGAAGTAGGGAGTCTGGCTCATATGACTCTCTATTCATAGCTTCCCTTTAGCCCACAGGAATGAGCTGGTAGTTCCCTAGAGTAAATCAAAACAAGATATCCCTGGGAGACTTTTTGTTAATGTACTCCTAGACACTATCCTGGGAACTGAGGGAAAACTCCTAGAGAGACAGATAAATCTTCTaacaaaatatttacatgaaaagTGGCCAGTTTTCTTCCTTGGAATAGCAATCTGTAAAAATAAGTGCCACCATTTAAAAAGTAGCATGCCCTAGATGAACTGATTGGTGAGAATTTGGTCGTTCTCGCCAAATAGTGGTGAAACATCAAACATTAGGTAATGGGTGGAGCTTGCGTTAGATCTGCCCTTTTACGGCGAAGTCAACTCTTTTTTAGCTTAAATTCTTTTTCAACATAAGTTATGTACTGTCTACACTTGACTTAAACCTAACAGTTCTATTATGGACTACTTTCAATGTACATGTACATATTCATGCATCAGAAGCCAATTTCCTTTAACTGTACCATTTAAAAGGTACATTTTGGGGTGCTAATGGACACTTCAACTTAAGTAATGGTATTGGTAAAGATCAAATTGCACTATTAGTCTTGTTAATACCACACTGGAACACACACTGCGTATATATGTATTATCCTAAGATAAAACTCTTTCCagaatttcattactttttattatacACCAACTAGTTTATATTTTAGTTCTTTACAAAGAAAATGCTAAGAAAATTATAACCACATGTTATATGGTTTTAAAATCATAATTCCAGACTTTTTTACACATAAGATGGAATGGTCCAGCAGCTATGTCCACTGTCACAGACTTTAGTTCCATTCAATGATATGGCACATCCTGCAAAATTAACtagtcacacacaaaaaaatgtctcAATTACAGTAAAAATGTACACACAATAAAGGTAATTTACAATGACAAATAAGGAATGTAATTCTCTTGGCTGTGCTTCAGAAATTTAGGGTAATAGCCTTAGTCAAGGCACAAAGCAGGAAGAGGTGAGCACAGCTGTTTCTAGGAGTGGGCAAGGTATGTACAATCACTGATGAGGTATGCATGCACGCAAAGGATTTAAAACTGCTCAGTCTTGCTaagaaaactgaactgaattaaaaggAAATGCTGTGGCTTCCCCTTACTATTCACCTCTGATCAAGTCCACAATCTTACTTCatcatatagaaaataaaattggcaaGGATCTCCAAAAGTAACTCACTATCTgggtaaatgaaacaaaatgcttCACTATTCCCAAATCTTGGTTGTGCCTCCTGACTAGAAGCATCTTGTAGACAAAAGAGTGTTTCACAAAATTGAAATGTCATTCAGGTGAAGGGACAAGACATTTTCCACAGACACTTAAGATTTCAAACTTTCAAACGGCCCTTACAGCTGAGAACCATTGTTATGTTACAGTAGCGAGGGTTCTGGGGATCCTTCAGCAGCAAATGCTGTTTAAAGGGCACGGGGTCTCTTCGGGTTGATTTGCTTGCTGGCCTGTTCTTCTTCTTGCAGAGCTGCACGAAAAGATTTCACTttatcttggaaaaagaaaagaagaaagtaagttTTGCATTATATGCAATGCAGTATACAATTTTATGCATCCTATCAAGTCACCTCTTACAATATCAACTCagggttttttccttttgttctttgtgGTCCAGAAACTCAGAAGTAAACATCGTGCTCAGGTATAGCAACAGATTCATAGATTCTGAGAAATGCTTGTGggggtctttttttgttgttgttaccttCACAACAGATTTCTGTTCTATTTGCCATATTTTACAGTgttcaattttaatttctttgttcctttttacagTATAAAGAggctatatatgtatgtaaaatagTTATTTCTTCTCAGAATATTAGAAAATGTCTACTTTCAATTCCTGTTTTACCTTTTTAAGCTATGAAATTTTAAGTTCACTTGAATTTTTAAGACATGTTACTTTTTCTTATCGGGGATTACAAAAGGTACGATGAAGGGAGATTACAGACTATACATTTCTTGGTCTTACAGTTCTGTCTTACTGTCTGTTCTATCATGTACTGATTAAGAGTCACGTAAGAGCAAGAAATAGGTAAGTAAAAATCAGAAGAGGCAAGTAACTGTCAGCTGTGTGAAGATGAGACATCTTTCTACAACAGTGGTTCTTGATTAGGGGTGAATTCTGCTCCCCTCCCAGGGGCACTGGCAACGTCTACAGACAGTTTTGACTGTCATCCTGGGGTGGCGCTACTGTCACCTCGTCAGTGGAGACCAGGGATGGCTGTGAGCCCTGCACAGTGCACAGGAGATGGCGCCTTCCAACAGTTTCCCAACTGAAAATGTGTTAACAGTGCAGATTATGgctttcaaaaaaagagaaagacagtgtTGGAATCTCGatttctttcccctcttcctaAGTACAATGATGttgaaaaagttgattttttctgaaatttagaAAGGAATATAAGGACTTCTGGCTCTGATGCCTGCTAACATAATAGCTCTCAAATTTATATTAACATCAAAATTATatttggtaaatttttttttctaaggacTGAATTATACAATATTTAGGTAGTTTCTTCAAAGTTTGGATATACTTAATATTTACATGAATCCTGAGAAAAGGAAGGGCACTAAGTTGAAATCTACATcttgcagtgaaaaaaaaaaaattaggatacATTGTCATCTGTCTCCTGAATAAAATGCACACAGAAAGCTGCTTATGCATTATGGCAGATTAGAAAAATGATCAAAACACGTTAAATCAAGGCTTGAATATGAAGAACATGAAAAACAGCAAATTTTAGAAACCCTACATCTGCACAAACAATTCTAAATTGGCAAAATGATCACTGCTGACTCTATAGGATATAATTGCAAATAACTAACTTTACAAAGAACCTAGTTTAAAAACTTACGCAGCTTGCTTGGTGCTAAAAAATCTAGCAACTTCAGTCAAGTTTCATGTTGCACTGCATGTACACCCAAAGAAGCCTACTTGCATATAAATGAAGACAGCTGATTTGCCAAAGCCTGAGAAATCAGCACACATAATGCGTGCTTATCTGAAGTCGCACAGATAAGCTAACTAAAAAGCCCAGAAAGGAGACATGGCATGTGAGTAAGCCACATGCTTCCCTTCATAAGCAAAGCAGAAAGAGTAGCTGTTGGAACCTTccccttcattttttaaaatgagagttcAAAGGAAAATCATGacaaaaatacacacagaaaGGAGATGCAGGTAGGAGGTGACAGAAAGATGACCTGGAATAGATCtaaaccaaggaaaataatactgaaaagaaTTGGCCTACCAAAGCTCTGCATGggtatataaaacttaaaaacttgttaaaatatattttccctctTTAATCATAAGATGTCTTTATCTTctccaaagacaaaaacaaaaaagatgactAGAGAGCACTTGAAATATTTCATGtttcattttcaggaaaaaaaaacaaacggaACAGTGGGTTGGTCTTTATAACTCTAGAAAGATGCTAAACGTGCCCATAATTTTCACTTCAGATGTCTTTTTACAATATGAAATCCTCCCACTAATTACATACAAATATTAGGCAGATTTCAAAcgataaaatgaaaacagaattaccCCGCAGTTCAgttaaaatgtctattttttgCTCAAGAATAGCTTCAAGTTGCGTGGCGTATGAATCCACATCATAGTCTACTTCTTCAGTCATCTCTAGGAGAGCCTTTTCATCTTCTAACCATCTGATAGATTCCTAAaatgaccccccccccaaaaaaaatccaGTAAGCCTCTTTATAAGACAGAAACCAATTTATAAATTTATCTTAAATATAATCAAACATACTCAGAACAGTATTCTCTGAAA is a genomic window of Ovis aries strain OAR_USU_Benz2616 breed Rambouillet chromosome 16, ARS-UI_Ramb_v3.0, whole genome shotgun sequence containing:
- the DIMT1 gene encoding probable dimethyladenosine transferase produces the protein MPKIKSAASGRRRERQQQRGQLKSAGGLMFNTGIGQHILKNPLIVNSIIDKAALRPTDVVLEVGPGTGNMTVKLLEKAKKVIACELDPRLVAELHKRVQGTPLASKLQVMVGDVLKTDLPFFDACVANLPYQISSPFVFKLLLHRPFFRCAVLMFQREFALRLVAKPGDKLYCRLSINTQLLARVDHLMKVGKNNFRPPPKVESSVVRIEPKNPPPPINFQEWDGLVRITFVRKNKTLSAAFKSSAVQQLLEKNYRIHCSIHNMIIPEDFSIADKIQQILTSTGFSDKRARSMDIDDFIRLLHGFNAEGIHFS